One segment of Mycolicibacterium sp. YH-1 DNA contains the following:
- a CDS encoding acetyl-CoA hydrolase/transferase family protein — translation MPEELTAEQAAARLGPEDTLGIPLGPGQPPAFMRALGERDDWTDLRVYGALLAVLTELFTRPGVHYVSGFFGPLERALLAAGADIEFMPADFRRFAPLLQRQAPRVMTTVATPPDADGWCSLSLHAGGTIGELRSAGADPDRLLIVEVSDAYPRTFGLGEHRHALHVDDIDILVHSTDGPLALPGGDAPPTDVDQAIARHAVDFIPSGATLQTGIGSIPNQIATLLAEGDGGDYGLHSEMFTDGCMRLHRAGKISNTGKGQYDGVSVTTFAFGSTELYTWLDGNSEVAFLPVEIVNAPEVIAANSDMISINGALSIDLQGQVVADTINGKQFSGIGGAEDFVAGTGLELSDRSLICLPSTFSNEDGLQSRIVAAFGPGAVITTPRHHVDVIITEYGVAELEGKTVRQRGEALAAIAHPQFRDELLAAALKA, via the coding sequence ATGCCAGAGGAGCTGACCGCCGAGCAGGCCGCCGCACGGCTCGGCCCCGAAGACACGCTGGGGATACCGCTCGGGCCGGGTCAGCCGCCGGCGTTCATGCGTGCGCTCGGCGAGCGCGACGACTGGACGGACCTGCGCGTGTACGGCGCGCTGCTCGCGGTGCTCACCGAACTGTTCACGCGCCCGGGCGTGCACTACGTGTCGGGATTCTTCGGCCCGCTCGAGCGGGCGCTGCTGGCCGCTGGCGCCGATATCGAGTTCATGCCCGCGGACTTCCGACGCTTCGCACCGCTGTTGCAGCGTCAGGCGCCGCGCGTGATGACGACCGTCGCGACGCCGCCCGACGCGGACGGGTGGTGCTCCCTTTCGCTGCACGCAGGTGGGACGATCGGCGAGCTGCGCAGTGCGGGTGCCGATCCCGATCGGCTGCTTATCGTTGAGGTATCCGATGCCTACCCAAGGACTTTCGGGTTGGGTGAGCATCGCCATGCCTTGCACGTCGACGATATCGACATCCTCGTGCACTCGACTGACGGACCGCTCGCGCTGCCCGGAGGTGACGCCCCACCCACCGACGTCGACCAGGCGATCGCGCGGCACGCCGTCGACTTCATCCCCTCCGGCGCGACACTGCAGACCGGGATCGGCTCGATTCCCAACCAGATCGCGACGCTGCTGGCCGAGGGGGACGGCGGCGACTATGGGCTGCACAGCGAGATGTTCACCGACGGCTGCATGCGGCTGCATCGCGCGGGCAAGATCAGCAACACCGGCAAGGGGCAGTACGACGGTGTGAGCGTGACGACGTTCGCGTTCGGCTCCACCGAGCTGTACACGTGGCTGGACGGTAACTCCGAGGTGGCGTTCCTGCCCGTCGAGATCGTCAACGCACCGGAGGTGATCGCCGCGAACAGCGACATGATCTCCATCAACGGCGCACTCTCGATCGACCTCCAGGGTCAGGTCGTCGCCGACACGATCAACGGCAAGCAGTTCAGCGGGATCGGCGGTGCCGAGGACTTCGTGGCAGGCACCGGGCTCGAACTGTCCGACCGCTCGCTGATCTGTCTACCCTCGACGTTCTCCAATGAGGATGGACTGCAGTCGAGGATCGTGGCGGCGTTCGGTCCCGGCGCGGTGATCACGACGCCACGGCATCACGTCGACGTGATCATTACCGAGTACGGTGTCGCCGAACTGGAGGGCAAGACCGTCCGCCAGCGCGGTGAGGCGCTCGCGGCGATCGCCCACCCGCAGTTCCGCGACGAACTGCTGGCGGCCGCCCTCAAGGCTTGA
- a CDS encoding FAD-dependent oxidoreductase, producing MSRNMEADVVIVGAGLSGMIAARTVLAAGLTPLVLEADTRVGGRILTEEVAPGLPVEIGAQWIGDTHERMFALAAELGVETFPQYEEGETSYELVGSGVLRENDFHTRYADELASLERVFRELDQLAAEVPVDAPWLAPRADAWDAITAGAWYDAQGLSVVARTLLEICTVGILAVPTVEVSFLHLLFTIQTCGVTSELFAESEGGAQTTRFVGGTSEIPRRLAALITDHILLEAPVQLIEHSADSVTVHCRGGITARGRRVIVAVSPTLAGRIMYDPPLSGVRDQLTQRMPNGSSMKAFFVYDEPFWRADGLNGQLISDVGPARMSNDTCIPGDDHGVLLLFLEGQQARTFGGMPTGERRSALTAELVRHYGDKAAHPEFYVDGEWSDRQWTRGCYNANLGPLVWTTYGAALSAPIGPIHWASTDTATYWSAYMEGAVEAGERAARAVIAELTT from the coding sequence ATGTCACGCAACATGGAAGCCGACGTCGTCATCGTCGGGGCGGGCCTGTCGGGAATGATCGCCGCCCGAACGGTACTCGCGGCCGGCCTCACGCCCCTGGTCCTGGAGGCCGACACCCGCGTCGGCGGACGAATCCTCACCGAGGAGGTGGCTCCGGGGTTGCCAGTGGAGATCGGGGCGCAGTGGATCGGCGACACCCACGAGCGCATGTTCGCGCTGGCGGCCGAACTCGGCGTCGAGACGTTCCCGCAGTACGAGGAGGGCGAGACGTCCTACGAGCTGGTGGGTTCGGGTGTGCTGCGCGAGAACGACTTTCACACCAGGTACGCCGATGAGCTGGCCTCACTCGAGCGTGTGTTCCGTGAACTCGACCAGTTGGCCGCCGAGGTGCCGGTCGACGCGCCGTGGCTGGCGCCGCGCGCCGACGCGTGGGACGCGATCACCGCGGGCGCCTGGTACGACGCCCAGGGACTGTCCGTCGTGGCGCGCACCCTGTTGGAGATCTGCACGGTCGGGATCCTCGCGGTGCCCACCGTCGAGGTGTCGTTCCTGCATCTGTTGTTCACCATCCAGACCTGCGGTGTGACCTCGGAACTCTTCGCCGAGTCCGAGGGTGGCGCCCAGACCACCCGATTCGTCGGTGGTACCAGCGAGATTCCGCGGCGGCTGGCCGCGCTGATCACCGACCACATCCTGCTCGAGGCACCCGTGCAGTTGATCGAGCACAGCGCCGACAGCGTCACGGTGCACTGCCGAGGCGGCATCACGGCCCGCGGACGTCGGGTCATCGTCGCGGTCTCACCGACGCTGGCCGGCCGCATCATGTACGACCCGCCCCTGTCCGGGGTTCGCGACCAGCTCACCCAGCGCATGCCGAACGGATCGTCCATGAAGGCGTTCTTCGTCTACGACGAACCCTTCTGGCGCGCAGACGGTCTCAACGGCCAGCTCATCTCGGACGTCGGCCCGGCGCGGATGTCGAATGACACCTGCATCCCCGGCGACGACCACGGCGTGCTGCTGCTGTTCCTGGAGGGGCAGCAGGCCCGCACGTTCGGGGGCATGCCGACCGGCGAGCGCCGCAGCGCGCTGACCGCGGAGTTGGTGCGTCACTACGGCGACAAGGCCGCGCACCCGGAGTTCTACGTCGACGGCGAGTGGTCGGATCGGCAGTGGACGCGCGGCTGCTACAACGCGAACCTCGGCCCGCTGGTGTGGACCACCTACGGTGCGGCCCTGTCGGCGCCGATCGGTCCGATCCATTGGGCGTCAACCGATACCGCCACCTACTGGAGTGCCTACATGGAGGGTGCGGTGGAGGCGGGTGAGCGTGCCGCCCGCGCCGTCATCGCCGAACTCACGACGTGA
- a CDS encoding amino acid ABC transporter ATP-binding protein: MTEEAGEVEYRVTAEGVEKAFGDNKVLKGVSFTVERGTATAIIGPSGSGKTTLLRALNALDRPDAGVIRVDDIEIDFSKPVPKPEVRRFQSRSGFVFQGHNLFPHKTVLENIIEGPYIVQKRPKDEVVQEAVELLDQVGLAEKRDQYPYQLSGGQQQRVGIARALALKPKLVLFDEPTSALDPELVGEVLSVIKDLAVEGWTMVIVTHEIQFARQVSNQVLFTDRGVVLEKGSPAQVIGDPKEERTRQFLQRILNPL; encoded by the coding sequence ATGACGGAGGAAGCAGGAGAAGTCGAGTACCGGGTCACTGCCGAGGGCGTCGAGAAGGCGTTCGGCGACAACAAGGTGCTCAAGGGAGTGTCGTTCACCGTGGAGCGCGGCACGGCGACCGCCATCATCGGCCCGTCGGGGTCGGGCAAGACGACGCTGCTGCGGGCGCTCAACGCGCTCGACCGCCCCGACGCCGGAGTGATCCGGGTGGACGACATCGAGATCGACTTCTCCAAACCAGTGCCCAAACCCGAGGTACGCAGGTTTCAGTCACGAAGCGGCTTCGTGTTCCAGGGACACAACCTGTTCCCGCACAAGACGGTGCTGGAGAACATCATCGAGGGACCGTACATCGTGCAGAAGCGGCCGAAGGACGAAGTCGTCCAAGAGGCCGTCGAACTGCTCGACCAGGTCGGGCTGGCCGAGAAGAGGGACCAGTACCCGTATCAGCTCTCCGGCGGGCAGCAGCAGCGCGTCGGTATCGCCCGTGCGCTGGCGCTCAAGCCGAAACTGGTGCTGTTCGATGAGCCCACGTCGGCCCTGGACCCCGAGTTGGTCGGCGAAGTGCTCTCGGTCATCAAGGATCTGGCGGTCGAGGGCTGGACGATGGTGATCGTCACGCACGAGATCCAGTTCGCGCGGCAGGTGTCCAATCAGGTGCTGTTCACCGACCGTGGCGTCGTACTGGAGAAGGGCTCACCGGCCCAGGTGATCGGGGATCCGAAGGAGGAGCGCACCCGCCAGTTCCTGCAGCGCATCCTCAACCCGCTGTAG
- a CDS encoding ABC transporter permease subunit (The N-terminal region of this protein, as described by TIGR01726, is a three transmembrane segment that identifies a subfamily of ABC transporter permease subunits, which specificities that include histidine, arginine, glutamine, glutamate, L-cystine (sic), the opines (in Agrobacterium) octopine and nopaline, etc.): protein MRKIRRALLPVLLIAAVLLTAACGSSANDSIKSSGVLRVGTEGTYAPFSFHDPATGELAGYDVDVARAVGQKLGVRVQFVETPWDSIFAALEADRFDVVANEVTINAERKAKYDLSEPYSVAEGVIVTRADDDSITSLADLKGKTTAQSTTSNWAQVARDAGARVEAVEGFTQAITLLNQGRVDATINDSIAVYAYLAETNDTSVKIAGQTGEKSEQGFAARKDSGLLPELNTALEALKADGTLANISEKYLKVNASGTPSAGDEVAAPRSTWRLIADNLLPLAKAAITVTIPLTIISFVLGLIIALAVALARLSPNVLLSNAARFYISIIRGTPLLVQLFIVFFALPTLGVTIDPFPAAVIAFSLNVGGYAAEIIRSAILSVPKGQWEAAETIGYHYAGALRRIILPQAARVAVPPLSNTLISLVKDTSLASTILVTELLRTAQIAAAPTFEFFALYGTAAVYYWVICLVLSFGQNRLEHRLERHVAR from the coding sequence GTGCGGAAGATACGAAGAGCACTGCTTCCAGTCCTGCTGATCGCTGCCGTGCTGCTGACCGCAGCCTGCGGTTCAAGCGCCAATGACTCGATCAAGTCGTCCGGGGTGCTGCGCGTTGGCACCGAGGGCACGTACGCGCCGTTCAGCTTCCACGACCCCGCCACCGGCGAGCTGGCCGGCTATGACGTCGACGTCGCCCGTGCAGTCGGGCAGAAGCTCGGGGTGCGTGTCCAATTCGTCGAGACGCCATGGGATTCCATCTTCGCCGCGCTCGAGGCCGACCGGTTCGACGTGGTGGCCAACGAGGTCACCATCAACGCCGAGCGCAAGGCCAAGTACGACCTGTCGGAGCCGTACTCGGTCGCCGAGGGCGTCATCGTCACCCGCGCCGACGATGACTCCATCACCTCGCTGGCCGATCTGAAGGGCAAGACGACGGCACAGTCCACCACCAGCAACTGGGCGCAGGTCGCCAGGGACGCCGGCGCGCGCGTCGAGGCGGTGGAGGGCTTCACCCAGGCGATCACCCTGCTCAACCAGGGCCGAGTCGACGCCACGATCAACGACAGCATCGCGGTCTACGCCTACCTCGCCGAGACCAACGACACATCGGTCAAGATCGCAGGCCAGACCGGCGAGAAGAGCGAGCAGGGGTTCGCCGCCCGCAAGGACAGCGGCCTGCTACCCGAACTGAACACCGCACTCGAGGCGCTCAAGGCTGACGGCACGTTGGCCAACATCTCGGAGAAGTACCTCAAGGTCAACGCCTCTGGAACTCCGTCGGCCGGTGACGAGGTTGCGGCACCACGCTCGACGTGGCGGTTGATCGCCGACAACCTCCTGCCCTTGGCCAAGGCGGCGATCACGGTGACGATCCCGCTGACCATCATCAGCTTCGTGCTGGGCCTGATCATCGCGCTGGCGGTGGCACTGGCGCGGCTCTCCCCGAATGTGCTGCTGAGCAACGCCGCCCGCTTCTACATCTCGATCATCCGGGGCACGCCCCTGCTGGTGCAGTTGTTCATCGTGTTCTTCGCGCTGCCCACGTTAGGTGTGACGATCGATCCGTTCCCCGCGGCGGTGATCGCCTTCAGCCTCAACGTCGGCGGCTACGCGGCGGAGATCATCCGCTCGGCGATCCTGAGCGTGCCGAAGGGCCAGTGGGAGGCGGCCGAGACGATCGGCTATCACTACGCCGGTGCGCTACGCCGCATCATTCTTCCGCAGGCCGCCAGGGTCGCCGTCCCGCCGCTGTCGAACACGCTGATCTCACTGGTGAAGGACACGTCGCTGGCGTCGACGATCCTGGTGACCGAACTTCTGCGGACCGCACAGATTGCCGCGGCGCCGACGTTCGAGTTCTTCGCCCTCTATGGCACGGCCGCGGTGTACTACTGGGTGATCTGCCTGGTGTTGTCATTCGGCCAGAACCGCCTGGAACATCGACTGGAAAGGCACGTGGCGCGATGA
- the gluQRS gene encoding tRNA glutamyl-Q(34) synthetase GluQRS, with protein MTPAGRFAPSPSADLHVGNLRTAILAWLFARSTGRRFLLRVEDLDDRTSADIAQRQIADLAAIGVTWDGDVEFQTAHEDRYDTVVEDLVARGLTFECFCSRRDILAAPRAPHAPQGAYPGTCRNLTAAERAERVAAGRPPALRLRSELTTFTVTDLLHGPYTGVVDDFVLRRGDGVTAYNLAVVVDDAAGGVDQVVRGDDLLSSSPRQAYLASLLGHEPPTYAHVPLVLGAEGKRLAKRDGAVSLAEIGVPTALAQISESLGWHARTVEGMLAEFDPARLPREPWVYRPT; from the coding sequence ATGACTCCCGCCGGCCGGTTCGCGCCAAGCCCGTCGGCCGACCTGCACGTCGGCAACCTACGGACAGCGATCCTGGCGTGGCTTTTCGCGCGCTCCACCGGCCGGCGGTTCCTCCTGCGGGTGGAGGACCTCGATGACCGCACGTCCGCCGACATCGCGCAACGCCAGATCGCCGATCTGGCCGCCATCGGCGTGACGTGGGACGGGGACGTCGAGTTCCAGACGGCACACGAGGACCGCTACGACACCGTGGTCGAGGATCTGGTCGCCCGCGGCCTGACATTCGAATGCTTCTGCAGCAGAAGAGATATCCTCGCCGCGCCCCGCGCACCGCATGCGCCGCAGGGAGCCTATCCGGGCACGTGCCGGAACCTGACCGCCGCCGAGCGCGCCGAACGCGTCGCTGCGGGCCGTCCTCCCGCGCTGCGACTGCGCTCGGAGCTCACGACGTTCACCGTGACCGACCTGCTGCACGGCCCCTACACCGGCGTGGTCGACGACTTCGTGCTCCGGCGCGGTGACGGCGTGACCGCCTACAACCTGGCTGTCGTCGTCGACGACGCCGCGGGAGGTGTCGATCAGGTGGTGCGCGGTGACGATCTGCTGTCGTCCTCGCCCCGACAGGCCTACCTGGCATCACTGCTGGGCCACGAGCCGCCGACGTACGCGCACGTGCCGCTGGTGCTGGGCGCGGAGGGCAAGCGGTTGGCCAAGCGTGACGGCGCGGTGAGCCTGGCCGAGATCGGCGTTCCGACGGCACTCGCGCAGATCTCCGAGTCGCTGGGCTGGCACGCAAGGACCGTCGAGGGCATGCTCGCCGAGTTCGACCCCGCCCGGTTGCCCCGCGAGCCCTGGGTATACCGACCCACATGA
- a CDS encoding MBL fold metallo-hydrolase, with the protein MRPIRSDLWETQVDSPFPGLTTHAYLWTGGPEGNVLFYSTMTDTEHDHIAELGGVAHHYLSHRDEAGPMLARVAERFGARLHAPVAELVEIGQHAHVDVPLATRHVDGNGIEVIPTPGHSPGSTCYLVPGANGRQYLFTGDTMFVGADGTWAAGYIPPISDAESLADSLQVLAPLRPDLVISSAFASDTAVHVSSGSQWSDSVAQARSKLSDAVACA; encoded by the coding sequence ATGCGTCCGATTCGCTCTGATCTCTGGGAAACCCAGGTAGACAGCCCCTTTCCCGGCCTGACCACACACGCCTACCTGTGGACCGGCGGGCCTGAGGGCAACGTGCTGTTCTACAGCACCATGACCGACACCGAGCACGACCACATCGCCGAGCTCGGTGGTGTGGCCCACCACTACCTTTCGCACCGCGACGAGGCGGGGCCGATGCTGGCGCGGGTGGCCGAACGCTTCGGTGCGCGCCTGCACGCGCCCGTCGCCGAACTCGTCGAGATCGGCCAGCACGCGCACGTCGACGTGCCGCTGGCCACCCGTCACGTTGACGGCAACGGCATCGAGGTGATCCCGACGCCCGGGCACTCGCCGGGCAGCACCTGCTACCTGGTTCCCGGGGCCAACGGCAGGCAGTACCTGTTCACCGGCGACACGATGTTCGTCGGCGCCGACGGCACCTGGGCAGCCGGGTACATCCCGCCGATCAGCGATGCCGAGTCGCTTGCCGACAGCCTCCAGGTGCTGGCCCCGCTTCGGCCCGACCTGGTGATCTCCAGCGCGTTCGCGAGCGACACCGCAGTGCACGTCTCGTCCGGGTCGCAGTGGTCGGATAGCGTCGCGCAGGCGCGGTCCAAGCTCTCCGACGCGGTCGCATGCGCATAG
- a CDS encoding antibiotic biosynthesis monooxygenase, which yields MNDNGFYSIIDYTVDGPQAQDELIDAFAEIQRRWVRFYPGYRSAHLLASIDGRRVYNVIEWASRADFDEFESVSDTAGRMAAIESAIAGVSGTATPNMTGPPRFTVARVVHPGPREPHTTKEDHHASDSL from the coding sequence GTGAACGACAACGGGTTCTACTCGATCATCGACTACACCGTCGACGGGCCTCAGGCGCAGGACGAGCTCATCGACGCGTTCGCCGAGATCCAGCGTCGCTGGGTGCGGTTCTACCCCGGCTATCGCAGCGCGCACCTTCTGGCGAGCATCGACGGCCGTCGCGTCTACAACGTCATCGAGTGGGCGTCACGTGCCGACTTCGATGAGTTCGAATCCGTGTCAGACACAGCCGGAAGAATGGCGGCCATCGAGTCCGCCATCGCCGGCGTGTCCGGAACCGCCACGCCCAACATGACCGGACCGCCCCGGTTCACCGTCGCCCGCGTCGTCCATCCCGGTCCACGCGAGCCCCACACCACCAAGGAGGATCACCATGCGTCCGATTCGCTCTGA
- a CDS encoding GntR family transcriptional regulator, giving the protein MSTPTEELRRRIVADINAGTPGTKLGSERELAERYGTSRSSLRQVLAALEEAGLVDRAIGRAGGIFISHAQVQRSLSDVVGVPAFLANQGYVAGTRVLSTKITGPDRTTQQALHIGADDFVVEIQRVRLADGSPISLELAQFPADVFPGLLEQQLGGSIYEILESQYGLVTARADERIEAVNATAEESTLLGVNPKSALLLITRITYDQHGTPCEFSRDLFRGDRTRLAVTVQGRGLGAQSTIDTASVALQSQAAEDKAS; this is encoded by the coding sequence GTGTCAACGCCAACCGAGGAGCTGCGGCGCCGGATCGTTGCCGACATCAATGCGGGCACACCCGGTACGAAACTCGGCAGCGAACGCGAACTCGCTGAGCGATACGGCACCAGCCGGTCCAGCCTGCGCCAGGTTCTGGCGGCGCTCGAGGAGGCGGGGCTCGTCGACCGGGCGATCGGCCGTGCCGGCGGCATCTTCATCAGCCACGCCCAGGTGCAGCGCAGCCTCTCCGATGTCGTCGGCGTCCCGGCGTTCCTGGCCAACCAGGGCTACGTCGCCGGGACCCGTGTGCTGTCCACCAAGATCACCGGCCCCGACCGCACCACACAGCAGGCCCTGCACATCGGCGCCGACGACTTCGTCGTCGAGATTCAACGCGTGCGACTCGCCGACGGGTCGCCAATATCGCTGGAGTTGGCGCAGTTTCCCGCCGACGTCTTTCCCGGCCTTCTCGAACAACAACTCGGCGGCTCGATCTACGAGATCCTGGAGAGCCAGTACGGTCTGGTCACCGCCCGCGCAGACGAGCGCATCGAGGCGGTGAACGCCACCGCCGAGGAGTCGACACTGCTTGGCGTCAATCCGAAGTCGGCACTGCTGCTCATCACTCGCATCACCTACGACCAGCACGGCACGCCGTGCGAGTTCTCCCGCGATCTGTTCCGTGGTGACCGCACCCGACTGGCCGTGACGGTGCAGGGCCGCGGCCTGGGTGCGCAGTCAACCATCGACACCGCCTCGGTGGCGCTGCAGAGCCAGGCCGCCGAGGACAAGGCCAGCTGA
- the fabG gene encoding 3-oxoacyl-ACP reductase FabG yields the protein MFTSLQGRTAVVTGGSKGIGRGIAETFANAGVNVVLTGRTQSDIEAAVADLAGRPGAVSGVAADVTSPDDCRHAVDTAVKRHGGLDIVCANAGIFPSGRLEDLTPEDIEQVIGVNFKGTVYIVQAALAALTESGHGRVIITSSITGPITGYPGWSHYGASKAAQLGFLRTAAMELAPRKITVNAVLPGNIVTEGLVEMGQNYMDQMAAAIPAGRLGSVADIGNAALFFATDEASYVTGQSLVVDGGQILPESQEALAEI from the coding sequence ATGTTCACATCCCTGCAGGGCCGAACCGCCGTCGTCACCGGCGGAAGCAAGGGCATCGGCCGTGGGATTGCCGAGACGTTCGCGAATGCGGGCGTGAACGTCGTGCTCACCGGCCGCACGCAGAGTGACATCGAGGCCGCGGTCGCAGACCTCGCGGGCAGGCCCGGCGCGGTGAGCGGCGTCGCTGCCGACGTGACGAGCCCCGACGACTGTCGCCACGCCGTAGACACCGCGGTGAAAAGGCATGGCGGGCTGGACATCGTCTGCGCCAATGCGGGCATCTTCCCGTCGGGACGGCTCGAGGACCTCACACCCGAGGACATCGAGCAGGTGATCGGGGTGAACTTCAAGGGCACCGTGTACATCGTGCAGGCAGCTCTGGCCGCGTTGACGGAAAGCGGACACGGCCGGGTGATCATCACGTCGTCAATCACGGGACCCATCACTGGCTACCCCGGGTGGTCGCACTACGGTGCCAGCAAGGCGGCGCAACTGGGATTCCTGCGCACCGCAGCAATGGAGCTCGCGCCCCGCAAGATCACTGTCAACGCGGTCCTGCCGGGCAACATCGTGACCGAGGGTCTCGTCGAAATGGGCCAGAACTACATGGACCAAATGGCTGCCGCGATCCCCGCCGGACGCCTCGGCAGCGTCGCCGACATCGGGAATGCCGCGCTGTTCTTCGCCACCGACGAGGCGTCGTATGTCACCGGCCAGTCCTTGGTCGTGGACGGCGGCCAGATCCTTCCCGAGTCACAAGAGGCACTCGCCGAGATCTAG
- a CDS encoding phosphotransferase enzyme family protein encodes MGEPGDAAFVGDDVEVAELALRSFDIAPDSTLRLLNLSENATYAVDDAGTGKRSILRVHRRDYHKQHEIESELEWLDALRRDSDVTVPVVLPARDGRRVVTVEHDGVARHVVHFDMVNGAEPAEESLTVDDFRTLGRITAALHDHSREWSRPAGFGRFAWDWEHSLGNQPRWGRWQDAIGVGASEAAVLDRAQQLLQQRLADYGSSRDTFGLIHADLRLANLLVDGDAITVIDFDDCGFGWYFYDFGTAVSFFEDDPAVPEWQDAWVTGYRSRRPLPAADEEMLSSFVLLRRLLLLAWMGTHSHSKESQAISVTYAEGSCALAERYLTSNGLHLTP; translated from the coding sequence ATGGGTGAGCCCGGGGATGCTGCGTTTGTCGGCGACGACGTCGAGGTCGCCGAACTCGCCCTGCGCTCATTCGACATCGCGCCCGACTCGACACTGCGGCTACTGAATCTCTCCGAGAACGCGACGTACGCAGTCGACGACGCGGGGACCGGAAAACGGTCGATCCTGCGGGTACACCGCAGGGACTACCACAAGCAGCACGAGATCGAGTCCGAACTCGAGTGGCTTGACGCGCTGCGCCGCGACAGTGATGTCACGGTACCGGTGGTCCTGCCCGCACGCGACGGCCGGCGCGTCGTGACGGTCGAGCACGACGGTGTGGCACGCCACGTCGTTCACTTCGACATGGTGAACGGAGCGGAACCCGCTGAGGAGTCCCTCACGGTCGACGACTTCCGGACGTTGGGCCGCATCACCGCGGCCCTTCACGACCATTCCCGGGAATGGTCGCGCCCGGCCGGTTTCGGCAGGTTCGCCTGGGACTGGGAGCACAGCCTGGGCAACCAGCCCCGGTGGGGCCGCTGGCAGGACGCCATCGGCGTCGGCGCGTCGGAGGCCGCGGTTCTCGACCGGGCACAGCAGCTCCTGCAGCAGCGGCTGGCCGACTACGGCTCCAGCCGGGACACCTTCGGCCTCATCCACGCCGACCTGCGTCTGGCGAACCTGCTGGTCGACGGCGATGCCATCACGGTGATCGACTTCGACGACTGTGGCTTCGGCTGGTATTTCTACGATTTCGGTACCGCGGTGTCGTTCTTCGAGGACGATCCCGCAGTACCGGAGTGGCAGGATGCGTGGGTCACGGGTTACCGGAGCCGACGTCCGCTCCCGGCCGCTGACGAGGAGATGCTGTCATCCTTCGTGCTGCTGCGCCGGCTGCTGCTGCTGGCGTGGATGGGCACCCACAGTCACTCCAAGGAATCTCAGGCCATCTCGGTCACCTACGCGGAGGGCAGTTGTGCGCTCGCCGAGCGCTACCTCACCTCCAACGGCCTCCATCTGACCCCCTAG
- a CDS encoding microcompartment protein, whose protein sequence is MAKTDAMTMTGTRTDIRVYLLVEDLQQQFAAYLGTPTRARGYPPYAGEHALIVEVSPALAIERVIDLALREVPGIQPGILYVERQFGVLEIHSADLADVRRAGEAILSGTGNSAADQLRPRVLYHDIIEDITDQHAVIINRNRQGSMVLPGQSLLVYEMTPALFAAVAANEAERVAPGLTLVDVQMIGAAGRLYIGGSTKDVTMARDRITEVLAGIEGRDH, encoded by the coding sequence ATGGCCAAAACCGACGCCATGACCATGACGGGGACGCGAACCGATATTCGCGTCTACCTCCTGGTCGAGGATCTCCAGCAGCAGTTCGCGGCATACCTGGGCACGCCGACGCGGGCCCGGGGGTACCCGCCGTACGCCGGCGAGCACGCCTTGATCGTTGAGGTGTCCCCCGCCTTGGCGATCGAGCGCGTGATCGACCTCGCGCTGCGGGAGGTTCCTGGCATCCAGCCCGGAATCCTGTACGTGGAGCGGCAGTTCGGTGTGCTGGAGATCCACTCGGCAGACCTCGCCGATGTTCGGCGAGCAGGCGAGGCCATTCTCTCCGGCACTGGGAACTCTGCGGCCGACCAGTTGCGACCGCGGGTGCTGTACCACGACATAATCGAGGACATCACCGACCAGCACGCGGTGATCATCAACCGCAACCGTCAGGGATCAATGGTGCTCCCGGGACAGTCGCTGCTGGTCTACGAGATGACACCTGCGCTGTTCGCAGCGGTGGCGGCCAACGAGGCCGAACGCGTCGCACCTGGGCTCACGCTGGTCGACGTGCAGATGATCGGTGCCGCAGGCAGGCTGTACATCGGCGGAAGTACCAAGGACGTGACAATGGCGAGGGATCGAATCACTGAGGTGTTGGCGGGTATCGAGGGGCGCGACCACTGA
- a CDS encoding BMC domain-containing protein translates to MASNAIGMIETKGFVAALAAADAMVKAANVTITDRQQVGDGLVAVIVTGEVGAVKAATEAGAESASQVGELISVHVIPRPHTELGAHFSVAAQ, encoded by the coding sequence ATGGCAAGCAACGCGATCGGAATGATCGAGACCAAGGGCTTCGTCGCCGCACTGGCCGCAGCCGATGCAATGGTCAAGGCCGCTAACGTGACTATCACCGATCGCCAGCAGGTGGGCGATGGACTGGTGGCCGTCATCGTCACCGGTGAGGTCGGCGCGGTCAAGGCCGCCACCGAGGCCGGTGCCGAATCCGCCTCTCAGGTAGGCGAACTGATCAGCGTGCATGTCATCCCGCGGCCGCACACTGAACTCGGCGCGCACTTCTCCGTCGCCGCTCAGTAG